ATTATTAATTAATAATTTTAATTACTCAATTAATAACTTTAATTCAAAATCGCTATTGTACAAAAAAAAATCAAAAAAAAAGAGAGCTATCGCTCTCTTTTGGGTTAAGGTCTTAATTTTCCCAGAAATTTTTTAATTATTATTACATTTAAATAATGTGTTTAAGTAAATCAATGCTCGCTCAGCTTTCAAGCAAAGAGTATTTATTTTATCTTTATATATTTGTTGAATATGTTCTTTTAGCTTTTCTGTATTGTTTTGTAGCTCCAAGGTAGCGTTTGAGCTTTTAATCAATGTTTCTATTGTATTTAGCCATTCTTTTTTTATTTCGATTAAATCAACAATTACAGCGTAAATTTCTTCTAAAGCACTCTTAGCAAAAGCATTCTCTTTTAGCATTTCCATATTAATTGCTAAATCTTCAAGCGCAACTTCAAAGTTTTGTTGAATTCGTATTCCCCCAGATATATTTTTTATTGTATCGTGGGCTTTCGGGTCTTTGTAGAGCTTGTTTACAATCTCTGCTAAATTAAAAATGTCAGTGGTGTTGTAGCTTAATGATGAATAAAATTGTCTTCTCATTTTTTGAGATTCAAATAGGCTTGAGTTCATTTTTTCTTTAAGTTTTATTCCAGTTTTAGAATCTATTTTGTAAACATTGATTAGTTCAAACATGCTATTTTTTAGTCCAAATTGGCTAGATATTTCTGTTTGAAGCTTGTCTCTTTTTATTATTGTCATTTCTCTTGCTAAGATTTCAAAAAGCTTATCAGTTAGATTAGTTTTGTCTTCTGTGTTGAAAATTTTTAAGTCTTTTGTTGGTTTTGGATGTTCTTGTTTTTTTACATCTTTTTGAAGATTTGGTTCATCGTGTTTTGTTTCTGTAAAACTTGCTACTTTGTTTTTAGTATCTTCATAGTTTAGCTTGCAAGATAATAATGTTATTATTCCTAATGTTATAAATATTGATAATTTTATATTATTCAAAATTTACTCCTTTAAAAAAAATTTTTAAGTAATTTCAATTATTTAAAATAAATACTTAATGATTTAAATTTAGTTCAAATTTGCAATCAAACAATAAAAGAAAAGAAGAGATTAGATCTCTTCTTTGATTAAATAGTTGTAAAATAGTTTATTTTCGGTTTTTAAATAAACTATTTAAATTCTGTTATTCTAATGTATGAGTCAAGAACAGACTGGCGAGCATTTTCCATTTTGTCTAAATACCTGGTTTGAATGTATTGTGCTAGAGTGCTAGAATCATTTAGGCTTGTATTAGAGTTTGCATTAGCAATAAGGGCGTCAACTTGTTTTGACCATTCATTTCTTTCAGTTAATATTGAATTTAATATTAATTCAAACTCTTTCATTGTAGTGTCAAAATCAAAGCCGGTGATTTTATTGTTTGAGTACTTTTCGTTAAAGATTTCAATTTTTTTCTCTAACTCTTCTAGTGCATGTTCTAAAGAAATTTGTATTCCAAGTCCTGATATTATTAATGATCTGATTAAGCTGTGATTTTGATTCTCCTTGTAAAGAATTTCCATTATTGATCCAAATTGTGTTGTTTTTGATTGATCAAAATCCATAATTGCATAGAATTTATTTCTTTCATTTTCTGCTTCTGGGGTGTTAGAGTTAAGCTGTGGTGCGTAACTTCGATCAAAAACTGAAATATTTGAAATAACATCTAATAGCTCAAATGCAGAGTCTTTCATTTTAAATTGATCGTAAGTTTCTCTAAATCCATTGTTGTTTTGTATTTTGTTTTTTTCTTCAGAAATTCTTCTAAGAAGGTCGTTTTTTGACTCTCGTGATTTGCTAATAGCAGAAGATGTTTGAATAAAGCTTGGTTGAGCTTGTTTGAAAATCATAGAAGTATTGTTTTGCTGGTTGATAAAGTTTGTCTGGGTTGATTGACCTAAGCCGTAATTAAAGGTATATTTTTGAGGTTTTTTAAAGTTTTTAGGAGTAGTAGTTTTTGTACCTTTGCGCACAGTTGCAGTTGCAGTTGCAGTTGCAGTTGCAGTTGGGGTGGGTGCTATTTGTTTTGGAGGTGTGATTTGTGCTTTTGTTTGTACATTTTTTTTAATTACTCCTGTTGGATTTGCTCTATTTGCCGGATTTGCGTTGTGGTGCACAATATGCAAGTTTTGCCCGTTTGCTAATGGTTGGTTTTGCAGCCCCGCTACTTGTTCTGCTTTTTTATTAGTGTTTGTTTTAGTTTGTAGTTGCAAGGCACTTGAGTTTGTTTTAGTCCCCGGCGTTGTTTGATCATTTGTTGTACTATTGAGAAGTTCTTCTACCTTATTTTTATAGTCTTCGTTTAGATTAGCATCAATCGTGCAAGAAGACAAAAACAAGGCTATGAACTTTAAATGTATTAATGATTTAATTTTCAAAATATTATTCCTCGATTTATTCTTAATAAATTTTAATAATTAAAATTAATTAAAATTTAAAATTAATTACCAATTAATAAAAACTTAGTTCAAATTAGAAAATAATCAATAAATATAAAAAAAGAGCAAAACCCTTTGCTCTTTTTTTGCGGTGCGCTTATAAGTTTTCTTGCAATTCTCTTCCAATTTCTATCATCAAATCGTAAATTTCATTTGAGTCTGACTTTAATGTATTTTCATAAGTTGTTTTTAGGTAAGTTTCTAATTCTTCGCTATTGGTTTGAAGATTTGTAGTATCATTGTAAGTAATAATAATCTTGTCTATATTTTTAATCCATTGTTGCTGCATTCCCAGCATTTTGTTGATTTTATTTTTAATGTCTTTTAATTTTTCTGTGTTATTAAAGTTAATAAGATCATCTTTTCTTTTATTTATTTCAAGAATAGCAATTTCTAGCGGATTTTGAACAAAAATTGATCCTCTGTCGATTATTGACTTAATAAAATGTACAAGTTCAAGCTTTTTTGCGACATCATTTTGTATTTCTATAACTTTATGAAAAATTTTTATTATGTTTGTAATTCTTATTATATTGTACTCAAGAGATGAATAAAACTGTCTTCTGTAATCGTTGCAAAGTTCATCGTTTTTTTGAATAAGCTCAAAAATGGTTTTCATTTCATCAAATTCTAATTCTTTTTCTTTTTTGTCGTTTTCTATTTTTTCTACTACGGGGTTGATTATTTTTTCTATTTTCTCGGCAAGTTCTTGTTTTAAGCCAACTGAATTACATGAACACAAAAATAATATTATTGTTATAAGTTTAATAAATTCTAATTTGTATTTTTTCAAAGTATTCTCCTTTTATAATTTTCTAATTTATTAGATTGCTTGATTTTAAATAGATATAAAAACAAAAATAGTCTAGCTTTAACATATTAATTTTGACTTCCAGGGGTTGTTAAAGTTGGTAAATTGTAATAAAAATTTAATATTTCGTTTATTTTTACAATTACAGTTGTTGCATCATATTCTTCTGGTTTAATTTCATGGCTAATGTGTTCTGCTAGGCTGTTAGCGTCTTCTTTGATTTTTTCTAAATTTTCGTTGTAGTTAAGAATAATTTCGTCTACCTTTTTGATCCAATTTTGTTTTATTTCAAAAAATTCTTTTATTGCAGTCTCAAGAGCTTTTAGGTTTTCTTTGCCTAGCCTTTTTAATTCATCTCTGTTATCAGATATTTTTAAAATTGTCTCTTCAAGGTTTTTTTGAATGCTAAATCCTATTTTAACAACCTCTTCAATTAGTTGATGGTGTTGTTGCTGTTTGTAAAGTTGTGTGAGTATTTTACCAAAGTTTACAATTCTCTTTTTGCTGTACTCTAGAGAAGAGTAAAATAGCAGTCTTTCATCTTTTTTTGCATCCGAGTTGAGCTTTGCAAGCTTAAGCGCAGTTGTATCTACATTAAAGACTGAATATTTCATTCCAAATTGATCAGAGTCTTCAGTTTTGTCTTTATATTGTTCTACTTTTTCTTTAAATTTTTTTATTTCTGTTGATATTCTTTCGGTTATTGTTCCTTAAAATAAGCTGCAAGAGCACAAAAGAAGTGTTGTAATGACAATATTAGTTAATATTAAATCATTTTTTTTCAAAATATTCTCCTTTTATAAAAATGTAATAATGCGATACAAAATAATTTTAGTACATATTACAAATGTATATCAAATTATTTAAAGTTTAAATTGAAACTTGAATAAAAATAAAAACATTATTTTTTTAGTTTGGACTTTAATTGAGAGATTAAAAAAAAAGAGAAGTTAATTTTTCTCTTTTTAAAAAATATTAATTACAATATTATTTTTTTGTTTGGATTAATGGATTGATTTTAAAGAATCAAATTCTTTGTAATTGTCATTCATGTGGGTTGCCAGTTTTTCCTCATCGGTTTTAATCTGCTGTGAATTTTGACTATAAGCTTCAAGAGTTGCGGTTAAGGTTTTAGCAAACCTTTGTTTTAGTGTTAAGTAATGTTTTGCGCTAAGTAGTGTCTCTTCGGCTTCTTTTTTGCTTAGAGTAGATAATTTATCTTTTATTGTTTTTAAATGCTCGCTTAGGCGGAATTGAATGCGCCATGATATGTGGTTAATAAAGCTACCTACTATAGTATGGTATTGGTTATTTTTTTTAAGTTTTTCAAGAATTTCTTTTAATGTATTTATTTTTTGTGTTTCGTAATTTAAAGATGAGTAAATTATTCTTTTTATTTCCGTTTGATTTTCTTCTACAATAAGGTCATAAGGTCCTATTTTAAAAGTACTCAAAAAATCACATTGTTCGGAAATAATTTTAGCTATTGCGGTATCTTCTTGCTCTTTTTGAGCTTCTAACTTTTTACCAATTGCTTTTAATTCTAAGAGTATGGTTTCTAGGGATTCTTGATCTGAAGAGTTTGAATCTTGAGATTCTTGATTGAAAGAGTTTGAATCTTGAGATTTATTTTCAAAATCTTGACTGTTTTCTGTTGTGTTAGTATATTTGTTTGGCTTAGGATCAATTTTATTAACAGCACATGATATGCAAATTAAAGCTAATATAGTTGTCATTATATTAAGCTTGATTATATTTAGTTTAGTTTTTATCAAAATATTTTCCTTATAAATTAAAACTAATATTTACTAAGTATAATGCAAAATAATAATATAACCATATTGTTTTGCTTGTTAAATAATATTAATTTCAATTTGTATTAAAAGATTAATTGATTTTTTTTTAAAAAAAAAAAGAGAAGAATTAACTTCTCTTTTAAAATAATATTAATTGCAACGCATTTTTTGTTTGGATTAATTAGTAGGCTTAAAAGAATTAATGTTGCTGTAATGTTCATCCATATGTTTTACTAATTGTGTTTCATTAGATTTAATGTTTTCTAAATCTTGACTGTAAGCTTCAATAGTTTTGTTTAAGGCTTTTTCAAAGTTTTCTTTTAGTTTTAAGCTGGATTCTACCCCCATTAGTAGTGCTTTATAGTTTTCTTGGGTTAGAGCGTTTGATTTCTTTTTTATTTTTTCTAAGCTACCATTTAGTTGGAATTGAATAATTAGTGATATGGAATAAAGGAATCTTTCGAGTACCTTTTGGTGTTCAGAATTTTGTTTAAGTTTATCAATAATTTCTTTTAATGTTTTTATTTTTGCGATTTCGTAATTTAAAGATGAGTAAAGTATTCTTTTTATATTCATTTCCACATTTTTGCTAAGATCTTTGTAGGATTGAGTTTTTAAAGAACCTAGAAAATCAGGTAGTGTAATATCAATTGTAGCTATTTCTGCGGTGTCTTTTTCTTCTTGAGCTGTCAATTTTTTGCCAATTTCTTTTAATTTTGAGATTGTATCTTTTTCTTGAGATTTTAGATTTTGAGATCCGTTTGAAAAATTATTGGCACTTTCTTTTTGTTCCGGATCGTTATCAACATCACATGAGATGCAAATTAAAGTTAATATTGTTGTAAGAATATTAAGCTTAATTATATCTAGTTTAGTTTTTTTCAAAATATCCTCCTTATAAAATAAAACTAATATTTAATAAATATAATACGAAATAGTATTTTAACTATATTGTTTTGCTTGTTATATAATATTAGTTTTAATTTGTATTAAAAGGTTGAATTTATATTTTGCAGTTGAGCCTTTTTAGGCCTATTTATTAAGTTTAGTTTGGATTTAGACGCAGTGAGTAAAAAAAAAGAGAAGAATTAACTTCTCTTTAAAAAAAATATCAAGTGCAATGTATTTTTTTTGTTTTTATTACTAATTATTAGGCTTAAAAGAATCAAGGTCTTTATACTTTTCATCAAAGTAGTTTGCTAGTGTTACCACACTGATTTTAATGCTTTGATCATTTCGATTGTAATCTTCAATGGTTTTGTTTAAAGTTTTTGCAAAGTTTTCTTTTAGTTTTAAGTCAGATTCTGCGGTTATTAGTATTTCAGATTCTTTTTGTTTTAAAGTGTGTAAGTTGTCTTCTATTAGGTTTTGTATTAGTGCTAAATCTCTGCTTAGTTGGGATTGAATACTTAGCGATATGGAATAAATAAAGTGTTTAGCTGTTTGTTTGTGTTGAACATTTGTGTTAAGTTGTTCAAGAATTTCTTTTAATGTATTTATTTTTTGTCTTTCGTAATTTAAAGATGAGTAGAGTATTCTTTTTATTTCCATTTCTTCATATGCGGAAAGCCCATCATAATCATCGGCTTTAAAAGTACCCAGGAAATCAGGTAGTGCGCTATCAATTTGAGCTATTTGAATATCTTCTTGTTTTTTTTGATCTTCTAAGGTCTTACCAATTATTTCTAATTTTGAGGCTTTAGTTTTTTGAGATTTTTTATTTGAAGGGTTTGTATTTTGAGATTCATTTTCAAAATTTTGGTTGTTTTCTTTTGGAGTGATGTTATTAATAGGTGTGCATGAGATGCAAATTAAAGTTAATATTGTTGTAAGAATATTGAGCTTAATTATATTTAGTTTAGTTTTTATCAAAATACTCTCCTTGTAAGTTAATATTAGTATTAACTAATCATAGTACAAAACAATAATATAACTATATTGGTCTTTTTGTCAAATAATATTAATTTAATTTTGTATTAAAGGATTAAATTTTTATTTATTGTTTTTAGGACTTTGTTTTGATTTTTCAATATTTAATCCTTTAATACACACACTACTAAATTAGTAATGCGTGTGGTCACAACAGGATTGCAATGATATTTCAATATTATTTGCAATTCGCATACTTTCATCTGGGCTTAATTTATGTTCGTATCCAACCCTTATTATTTCTCCTAAAATTATTCCATCTGTTTGGACATTTGCTATATTGTTGTCATATTCGCTAATAATATTTTCTACAGTTTCTATCCATGAATTTCTCTCTTGTATTAGTTTTTCAAAACTTTCTTGAATGCCTTTTACTGTTTTTGTTCTAAAGTTAAACATTAGACGTCTTTGCTCGTTTTTATTTAAAAGATTAACAGCCTTTTCAAATGATTCTTGGATTTTAAATCCTGTCCAAAAAATCGAGCCAATAATTTTTTGATGGTAGCCATTTGAGCTTGATGTTTGTGCAAGTATTGTAATTAATTTTTTAATTTTATTTTCATCGTAATTTAAAGATGAATAAAATAATCTTCTTTGTTGAAGATCGCTTGTTAATATTAAAGCAATATTCATGTATTGCTTTTCCGGGATTGTATTTTTATTTATTCCAAATTGATCAATAGGGTTGATTTTTTGAATATTTGTATTTACTTTTTGAGTAAGTATTTCTATATTTGAGCTTATTTTTTGAATTAATTTTTCATTTTCATTGAATTCTTGTGTAATTTTTTTAATTATTGATTCTTTATCATTGTTTGAGATCTGGTTTTGTTGTAAGTTTTCAACCTTTTTAAGATTTTCTACTTTTTTAATGCTAGTTTTTTTAATTTCAATAGGGGATGGTTGTAATTCACTTGCTGTTTCTGTGTTGGTTGATTTAGTATGAAAAGAACATGAGAACAGTAAAGTTATTTTAAGTAGATTTACTATTTTATAAATTGTGTTTTTTTTCAAGATATAACCTCTTTAAAAATCTAATCATTAGTGTTATTTGGCAAGTTCAATATTTCTAATATAGAAATATATTTCAATTCGTTTAATTTTCAATGTTTGTTTTATTTATTTAAAATAAAAGATAATAAATTAATTATTTAAAATAAGGGTTTTTTAAATAATCCAAAATGTACATTTTGGGTTTTAAATTTGTTAGTAGTGCAATTAATATAGTGTTGATATTGTACTTGATAAATTATTTTAATTTTAAAAATTTTGTTAGCATCTTTGTTTTTACTTGATATTGCATTATATTTTTCATGTGTTATTTTATAATAATAAATATAACTATTATAAAATAACACCGTTCTCCCCATTTTAATGTTTAATTTAAGTTTAATAATTCTTGTTAAAAGCCTTTGTTTTCGTAGGGCATTTTTTACTTAAAAAAGTTAATTATATGTTTTTATATAAATATGTATTGATTCTAATTTAGTAATGTTTTAAAATATTAAGAATAAAATATTTTAAATAAGGAGAATTAACAATGACTAAAATATTTAGGAATTTAATAATTAATGGATTATTGTTTGGATTTGTAAATTTAAATGTGTTTGCAGATTCTAACAATGCAAATATTGTTCAACTTCAATCCAACGTTTTAGAACAATCAGATCAAAAAGATGATAAAACTTCAGATCAAAAAGATGGTAAGACTTTAGATCAAAAAGATGGTAAGACTTTAGATCAAAAAGATGGTAAGAAATTAGATCAAAAAGATCAGGTTAATCAAGCTCTAGATACTATTAACAAGGTGACAGAAGATGTTTCTAATAAATTAGAAGGGGTTAGAGAATCATCTCTTGAATTGGTAGAATCAAATGATGCGGGTGTAGTTAAAAAGTTTGTAGGTTCAATGTCTTTGATTTCAGATGCTGCTAAGGGAGCCGTTATTGCATCACAAGAGGCAACAATTGTAGCAAAGTGCTCAGGAATGGTTGCTGAGGATGCAAATAGGGTTGTTGAAATGTCTAAAAAGGCTGCTCAAGAAACTCAAAAAGCCGTTTCTGTTGCAGGTGAGGCGATGTTTTTAATAGAAAAGCAAATAATGTCAAATAAATCTCCAAATAATAAGGAATTAGAATTGACAAAAGAAGAATTTGCTAAAGTAGAACAAGTTAAAGAAACTTTAATGGCTTCTGAAAGAGCTTTAGATGAAACAGCTCAAGAGGCTCAGAAAGTTCTCAATATTGTTAATGGCTTAAATCCATCAAATAAGGATCAAGTAGTAGCAAAAAAAGATGTTGAAAAGGCTATTTCCAGTGTTGTTAAGGTAGCTCAAGGCGCAAGAGATCTTGCAAAAGTAATGACCATTTCTTTATACATGAGATAGTTAAACTATACAGATTTATAAATAATTAGAGGTTAAAGTAAAAAGGTTTGAGGCTAATTATATTAGTTTCTGCCTTTTTTATTTTACTAAGATCAACATTAAGCTCTACATTAAGGATATTTTTATGGTATAATGGTTTGCATTCTAAATTTTGCATTCTGTAAAGGTTAATAAATTTGTCTTTAAGTAAGGAGTGTCAATTTTTGAATAAAGAATATAAAATTTTGGATAATGGTTTTTTAAAGCTTATTGATTTTATG
This portion of the Borreliella spielmanii genome encodes:
- a CDS encoding complement regulator-acquiring protein; the protein is MNNIKLSIFITLGIITLLSCKLNYEDTKNKVASFTETKHDEPNLQKDVKKQEHPKPTKDLKIFNTEDKTNLTDKLFEILAREMTIIKRDKLQTEISSQFGLKNSMFELINVYKIDSKTGIKLKEKMNSSLFESQKMRRQFYSSLSYNTTDIFNLAEIVNKLYKDPKAHDTIKNISGGIRIQQNFEVALEDLAINMEMLKENAFAKSALEEIYAVIVDLIEIKKEWLNTIETLIKSSNATLELQNNTEKLKEHIQQIYKDKINTLCLKAERALIYLNTLFKCNNN
- a CDS encoding complement regulator-acquiring protein, which gives rise to MIKTKLNIIKLNIMTTILALICISCAVNKIDPKPNKYTNTTENSQDFENKSQDSNSFNQESQDSNSSDQESLETILLELKAIGKKLEAQKEQEDTAIAKIISEQCDFLSTFKIGPYDLIVEENQTEIKRIIYSSLNYETQKINTLKEILEKLKKNNQYHTIVGSFINHISWRIQFRLSEHLKTIKDKLSTLSKKEAEETLLSAKHYLTLKQRFAKTLTATLEAYSQNSQQIKTDEEKLATHMNDNYKEFDSLKSIH
- a CDS encoding OMS28 family porin: MTKIFRNLIINGLLFGFVNLNVFADSNNANIVQLQSNVLEQSDQKDDKTSDQKDGKTLDQKDGKTLDQKDGKKLDQKDQVNQALDTINKVTEDVSNKLEGVRESSLELVESNDAGVVKKFVGSMSLISDAAKGAVIASQEATIVAKCSGMVAEDANRVVEMSKKAAQETQKAVSVAGEAMFLIEKQIMSNKSPNNKELELTKEEFAKVEQVKETLMASERALDETAQEAQKVLNIVNGLNPSNKDQVVAKKDVEKAISSVVKVAQGARDLAKVMTISLYMR
- a CDS encoding complement regulator-acquiring protein; amino-acid sequence: MIKTKLNIIKLNILTTILTLICISCTPINNITPKENNQNFENESQNTNPSNKKSQKTKASKLEIIGKTLEDQKKQEDIQIAQIDSALPDFLGTFKADDYDGLSAYEEMEIKRILYSSLNYERQKINTLKEILEQLNTNVQHKQTAKHFIYSISLSIQSQLSRDLALIQNLIEDNLHTLKQKESEILITAESDLKLKENFAKTLNKTIEDYNRNDQSIKISVVTLANYFDEKYKDLDSFKPNN
- a CDS encoding complement regulator-acquiring protein, encoding MKKTKLDIIKLNILTTILTLICISCDVDNDPEQKESANNFSNGSQNLKSQEKDTISKLKEIGKKLTAQEEKDTAEIATIDITLPDFLGSLKTQSYKDLSKNVEMNIKRILYSSLNYEIAKIKTLKEIIDKLKQNSEHQKVLERFLYSISLIIQFQLNGSLEKIKKKSNALTQENYKALLMGVESSLKLKENFEKALNKTIEAYSQDLENIKSNETQLVKHMDEHYSNINSFKPTN
- a CDS encoding complement regulator-acquiring protein is translated as MTERISTEIKKFKEKVEQYKDKTEDSDQFGMKYSVFNVDTTALKLAKLNSDAKKDERLLFYSSLEYSKKRIVNFGKILTQLYKQQQHHQLIEEVVKIGFSIQKNLEETILKISDNRDELKRLGKENLKALETAIKEFFEIKQNWIKKVDEIILNYNENLEKIKEDANSLAEHISHEIKPEEYDATTVIVKINEILNFYYNLPTLTTPGSQN
- a CDS encoding complement regulator-acquiring protein; this encodes MKKNTIYKIVNLLKITLLFSCSFHTKSTNTETASELQPSPIEIKKTSIKKVENLKKVENLQQNQISNNDKESIIKKITQEFNENEKLIQKISSNIEILTQKVNTNIQKINPIDQFGINKNTIPEKQYMNIALILTSDLQQRRLFYSSLNYDENKIKKLITILAQTSSSNGYHQKIIGSIFWTGFKIQESFEKAVNLLNKNEQRRLMFNFRTKTVKGIQESFEKLIQERNSWIETVENIISEYDNNIANVQTDGIILGEIIRVGYEHKLSPDESMRIANNIEISLQSCCDHTHY
- a CDS encoding complement regulator-acquiring protein yields the protein MKKYKLEFIKLITIILFLCSCNSVGLKQELAEKIEKIINPVVEKIENDKKEKELEFDEMKTIFELIQKNDELCNDYRRQFYSSLEYNIIRITNIIKIFHKVIEIQNDVAKKLELVHFIKSIIDRGSIFVQNPLEIAILEINKRKDDLINFNNTEKLKDIKNKINKMLGMQQQWIKNIDKIIITYNDTTNLQTNSEELETYLKTTYENTLKSDSNEIYDLMIEIGRELQENL
- a CDS encoding complement regulator-acquiring protein, which codes for MKIKSLIHLKFIALFLSSCTIDANLNEDYKNKVEELLNSTTNDQTTPGTKTNSSALQLQTKTNTNKKAEQVAGLQNQPLANGQNLHIVHHNANPANRANPTGVIKKNVQTKAQITPPKQIAPTPTATATATATATVRKGTKTTTPKNFKKPQKYTFNYGLGQSTQTNFINQQNNTSMIFKQAQPSFIQTSSAISKSRESKNDLLRRISEEKNKIQNNNGFRETYDQFKMKDSAFELLDVISNISVFDRSYAPQLNSNTPEAENERNKFYAIMDFDQSKTTQFGSIMEILYKENQNHSLIRSLIISGLGIQISLEHALEELEKKIEIFNEKYSNNKITGFDFDTTMKEFELILNSILTERNEWSKQVDALIANANSNTSLNDSSTLAQYIQTRYLDKMENARQSVLDSYIRITEFK